Proteins encoded within one genomic window of Actinoplanes octamycinicus:
- a CDS encoding arylamine N-acetyltransferase family protein: MDVIAYLDRIGVPRDATLPELTVAHQTAVPFENLSIHLGETISLDPDDLFDKIVRRRRGGFCYELNGLFALLLEELGHTVDRVACRVHRGDGRFGPLFDHLALIVDGEWLVDVGFGRHSSYPLRLNDRGDQTDPGGVFRLTDTDQGDVVVHRDGSPQYQLERRPRPLTDFEPTCWWQQTWPESHFRKNPVCTRLDGADRLTLSGRTLIRTVAGERAETVLESDEALLSAYKTHFGIELDRIPSL, encoded by the coding sequence GTGGACGTGATCGCATACCTGGACCGGATCGGCGTCCCGCGCGACGCCACGCTGCCCGAGCTCACCGTGGCGCACCAGACCGCGGTGCCCTTCGAGAACCTGAGCATCCACCTCGGCGAGACCATCTCGCTCGACCCGGACGACCTGTTCGACAAGATCGTGCGCCGCCGCCGCGGCGGCTTCTGCTACGAGCTCAACGGCCTGTTCGCGCTGCTGCTGGAGGAGCTCGGGCACACCGTCGACCGGGTCGCCTGCCGGGTGCACCGCGGCGACGGCCGGTTCGGCCCGCTCTTCGACCACCTGGCCCTGATCGTCGACGGCGAGTGGCTGGTCGACGTCGGCTTCGGCCGGCACAGCTCGTATCCGCTGCGCCTGAACGACCGCGGCGACCAGACCGACCCGGGCGGCGTCTTCCGCCTGACCGACACGGACCAGGGCGACGTGGTGGTGCACCGCGACGGCTCGCCGCAGTACCAGCTGGAGCGCCGCCCCCGCCCGCTGACCGATTTCGAGCCCACCTGCTGGTGGCAGCAGACCTGGCCGGAGTCCCACTTCCGCAAGAACCCGGTGTGCACCCGCCTGGACGGCGCGGACCGGCTCACGCTCAGCGGCCGCACGCTGATCCGCACCGTCGCCGGCGAGCGCGCCGAGACCGTCCTGGAGTCGGACGAGGCGCTGCTCAGCGCGTACAAGACCCACTTCGGCATCGAGCTGGACCGGATCCCGTCGCTCTAG
- a CDS encoding DUF6282 family protein — translation MHPIPTDRARELVAGGYDTHVHVAPDVMERRIDDVTLARRFAEVGLAGFVLKSHYVPTAERAQVVRGVVPGVEALGALTLNGSVGGLNPVAVEIAGRQGARIVWLPTVDSANERASRAATQPGATPPMWAALQDELAEQGIVAPPIEVLDEGGKIVPALHDVFAVLAKHDMVLATGHLSGPEIVVAVDAAAAAGVRRIIVTHPEFTSQQLDVDTQRQLAGRGALLERCFTTAYTKKVSWDLLFAHIREVGPEHSLLSSDLGQPFNPPVEDGLALLADRLLDAGFTEAEVRTMAVVNTRRVLGR, via the coding sequence GTGCACCCGATCCCCACCGACCGGGCCCGCGAGCTGGTGGCCGGCGGCTACGACACGCACGTGCACGTCGCGCCGGACGTGATGGAGCGCCGCATCGACGACGTGACGCTGGCCCGCCGGTTCGCCGAGGTGGGGCTGGCCGGGTTCGTGCTGAAGTCGCACTACGTGCCGACCGCCGAGCGTGCCCAGGTGGTCCGCGGCGTGGTGCCCGGCGTCGAGGCGCTCGGCGCGCTCACCCTGAACGGCTCGGTCGGCGGGCTCAACCCGGTGGCCGTGGAGATCGCCGGACGGCAGGGCGCCCGGATCGTCTGGCTGCCCACCGTCGACAGCGCCAACGAGCGGGCCAGCCGGGCCGCGACCCAGCCCGGCGCCACCCCGCCGATGTGGGCGGCGCTCCAGGACGAGCTGGCCGAGCAGGGCATCGTCGCGCCGCCGATCGAGGTGCTCGACGAGGGCGGGAAGATCGTGCCGGCCCTGCACGACGTGTTCGCGGTGCTGGCCAAGCACGACATGGTGCTCGCGACCGGGCACCTGAGCGGGCCGGAGATCGTCGTGGCGGTGGACGCGGCCGCGGCAGCCGGGGTGCGGCGGATCATCGTGACCCACCCCGAGTTCACCTCGCAGCAGCTGGACGTGGATACCCAGCGGCAGTTGGCGGGGCGTGGGGCGCTGCTGGAACGGTGCTTCACCACGGCGTACACCAAGAAGGTCTCTTGGGATCTGCTCTTCGCACACATCCGGGAGGTCGGGCCGGAGCATTCGCTGCTCTCCAGCGACCTGGGGCAGCCGTTCAACCCGCCGGTCGAGGACGGGCTGGCGCTGCTCGCCGACCGGCTGCTCGACGCCGGGTTCACCGAGGCCGAGGTGCGCACCATGGCGGTCGTCAACACCCGGCGGGTCCTCGGCCGCTGA
- a CDS encoding ABC transporter ATP-binding protein, with protein MIVLDRVSRTFSARGGEVAALRDIDLTIGENQFVAVIGRSGCGKSTLLRLIAGLLAPTGGSVTIAGAPVLRPRPDVVLMHQLPALLPWRTVLGNVMLPVEIRRLPRAEHQARAAELLDAVGLAGFHRRHPYELSGGMQQRVALCRALIQRPRVLLMDEPFSALDALTREELAGQLQAMHLAAPATTVFVTHSIAEAVLLADRVVVLSARPGQVRRVLDVAIPRPRSFGHTAHVADAAACVAELHDLLLRN; from the coding sequence ATGATCGTGCTGGACCGGGTGTCCCGGACGTTCAGCGCCCGCGGCGGCGAGGTGGCGGCGCTGCGCGACATCGACCTGACGATCGGCGAGAACCAGTTCGTCGCGGTGATCGGGCGCTCCGGCTGCGGCAAGTCCACGCTGCTGCGCCTGATCGCCGGGCTGCTCGCGCCGACCGGCGGCAGCGTGACCATCGCCGGCGCGCCGGTGCTGCGGCCCCGCCCGGACGTGGTGCTGATGCATCAGCTGCCGGCCCTGCTGCCGTGGCGCACCGTGCTCGGCAACGTGATGCTGCCGGTGGAGATCCGCCGCCTGCCACGCGCCGAGCACCAGGCGCGGGCCGCCGAGCTGCTCGACGCGGTCGGGCTGGCCGGCTTCCACCGCCGGCACCCCTACGAGCTGTCCGGCGGCATGCAGCAGCGGGTCGCGCTCTGCCGGGCGCTGATCCAGCGGCCCCGGGTGCTGCTGATGGACGAGCCGTTCTCCGCGCTGGACGCGCTGACCCGCGAGGAGCTGGCCGGGCAACTGCAGGCGATGCACCTGGCCGCGCCGGCCACCACGGTCTTCGTGACCCATTCGATCGCCGAGGCGGTGCTGCTCGCCGACCGGGTGGTGGTGCTCAGCGCCCGGCCCGGCCAGGTCCGCCGGGTGCTCGACGTGGCCATCCCACGGCCCCGGTCGTTCGGGCACACCGCGCACGTGGCGGACGCCGCGGCCTGCGTCGCCGAGCTGCACGACCTGCTGCTGCGCAACTGA
- a CDS encoding ABC transporter permease produces MKAAALPVAGVAGTIVLWWAATVVFGIRRIILPAPPDIVAAFRAQPGYLLRETGATATETLAGFGLAVVAGLLLAVLLTAWRAVQRATLPVLVALNSVPKVALAPLLVVWLGFGTRPKIVLVVLICLFPVVVATMAGLTSTPAELGELSRSLSASPWQTYVKIRLPWALPQVFTGLKVAVTLAVIGAVVAEINNPSGGLGAVIVLSGMSLDTPLAFAAIILLALLSTVLFYLVVALERWLVPWARAISG; encoded by the coding sequence GTGAAAGCGGCCGCCCTGCCGGTCGCCGGGGTGGCCGGCACGATCGTCCTCTGGTGGGCGGCCACCGTGGTGTTCGGGATCCGGCGGATCATCCTGCCCGCCCCGCCGGACATCGTCGCGGCGTTCCGCGCCCAGCCCGGCTACCTGCTGCGCGAGACCGGCGCCACGGCGACCGAGACGCTGGCCGGGTTCGGGCTCGCCGTGGTCGCCGGCCTGCTGCTGGCGGTGCTGCTGACCGCCTGGCGCGCGGTGCAGCGGGCCACCCTGCCGGTGCTGGTCGCGCTCAACTCGGTGCCGAAGGTGGCGCTCGCCCCGCTGCTCGTGGTCTGGCTCGGCTTCGGCACCCGGCCGAAGATCGTGCTGGTGGTGCTGATCTGCCTGTTCCCGGTGGTGGTGGCGACCATGGCCGGGCTCACCTCGACGCCGGCCGAACTGGGCGAGCTGAGCCGGTCGCTGTCCGCGTCGCCCTGGCAGACGTACGTCAAGATCCGCCTGCCGTGGGCGCTCCCGCAGGTCTTCACCGGTCTGAAGGTCGCGGTCACCCTGGCGGTGATCGGCGCGGTGGTCGCCGAGATCAACAACCCGAGCGGTGGTCTCGGCGCGGTGATCGTGCTGTCCGGGATGTCGCTGGACACGCCGCTCGCCTTCGCCGCGATCATCCTGCTCGCGCTGCTCAGCACGGTGCTGTTCTACCTGGTGGTGGCGCTGGAGCGGTGGCTGGTGCCGTGGGCCCGGGCGATCTCCGGATGA
- a CDS encoding class I SAM-dependent methyltransferase, whose translation MTTRRGTYSFDNDDPIAALRHRLLAEILDPFTVERLAALGDLTGRRCLEAGAGGGSIAGWLAGRGGSVLATDLKPQHLELGAGYRVLRHDLVTEPVPEPPWDLIHARLVLSHLPDRAGVLRRLAASLVPEGLLLIEEWASAIRGVVLAAPDAAAAELVERYYDILVGRVLPGNGNDPAWGCRVHAAMLAAGLTDVSTEVRARSWPGGTAGARLIAVNVEQQRAGLLAGGLTETDLDRLGELAEDPRLVVRGILTYSTLGRRP comes from the coding sequence ATGACGACGCGGCGGGGGACCTACTCGTTCGACAACGACGACCCGATCGCGGCGTTGCGGCACCGGCTGCTCGCCGAGATCCTCGACCCGTTCACCGTGGAACGGCTCGCCGCGCTCGGCGACCTCACCGGCCGGCGCTGCCTGGAGGCCGGCGCGGGCGGCGGCAGCATCGCCGGATGGCTGGCCGGGCGGGGCGGTTCGGTGCTGGCCACCGACCTGAAGCCACAGCACCTGGAGCTCGGCGCGGGCTACCGGGTGCTGCGCCACGACCTGGTCACCGAGCCGGTCCCGGAACCGCCGTGGGACCTGATCCACGCCCGGCTGGTGCTGTCCCACCTGCCCGACCGGGCCGGCGTGCTGCGCAGACTGGCGGCGTCCCTCGTACCGGAAGGGTTGCTCCTGATCGAGGAATGGGCCTCGGCGATCCGCGGGGTGGTGCTGGCCGCGCCGGACGCGGCGGCCGCGGAGCTGGTCGAGCGCTACTACGACATCCTGGTCGGGCGGGTGCTGCCGGGCAACGGCAACGATCCGGCCTGGGGCTGCCGGGTGCACGCCGCGATGCTGGCGGCCGGGCTCACCGACGTGAGCACCGAGGTGCGGGCCCGGTCCTGGCCGGGTGGGACGGCCGGGGCGCGGCTGATCGCGGTCAACGTCGAGCAGCAGCGCGCCGGGCTGCTCGCCGGCGGGCTCACCGAAACTGATCTCGACCGGCTCGGCGAGCTGGCCGAGGACCCGCGGCTGGTGGTCCGCGGCATCCTGACCTACTCCACCCTGGGACGCCGTCCGTGA
- a CDS encoding ABC transporter substrate-binding protein translates to MKRILATVVVVALLISGCGDDEPPDSDKPAADQVTYLTAFGAVGRDAFAWVAQEKGYFRDAGIDVTIQLGAATGENLKVLAAGKAQFANLDLTGTWILAGKGQYRDVRAIAAIHQQTLVSIISLEGSAVAKPKDLEGHKLGAATGSVNQLLFPGYAKLAGVDESKVQWVNAPPPQLPALLAGGQVDALSTFLIGAKGLEKAAGGKKTVVMPYSTYLPELYGNGLIAPVSITQGDPDLAGRFRDAALKGLAYTIEHPQEAAEIMKKAQPAADVTAAVGEITLMTPYVKTSGLIEKDRVAGAIATLEKNGLIPPGSLTPDAAVDFALAPSS, encoded by the coding sequence ATGAAGCGCATTCTCGCCACCGTCGTGGTTGTCGCTTTATTGATCTCAGGATGCGGCGACGACGAACCGCCGGACAGCGACAAACCCGCCGCTGACCAGGTCACCTACCTCACCGCCTTCGGGGCGGTGGGCCGGGACGCCTTCGCCTGGGTGGCCCAGGAGAAGGGGTATTTCCGGGACGCCGGGATCGACGTCACCATTCAATTGGGCGCCGCGACCGGAGAGAACCTGAAGGTTCTCGCGGCCGGCAAGGCGCAGTTCGCCAACCTCGACCTGACCGGCACCTGGATCCTGGCCGGCAAGGGGCAGTACCGGGACGTCCGGGCGATCGCCGCGATCCACCAGCAGACCCTGGTCTCGATCATCTCGCTGGAGGGCTCCGCGGTCGCCAAGCCGAAGGATCTCGAGGGGCACAAGCTGGGCGCCGCGACCGGCTCGGTGAACCAGCTGCTCTTCCCGGGCTACGCGAAACTGGCCGGCGTCGACGAGTCCAAGGTGCAATGGGTCAACGCGCCACCGCCGCAGCTGCCCGCGCTGCTGGCCGGCGGGCAGGTGGACGCGCTGAGCACCTTCCTGATCGGCGCCAAGGGCCTGGAGAAGGCGGCCGGCGGCAAGAAGACCGTGGTCATGCCCTACAGCACCTACCTGCCGGAGCTCTACGGCAACGGGCTGATCGCCCCGGTCAGCATCACCCAGGGCGATCCGGACCTGGCCGGACGGTTCCGGGACGCGGCGCTCAAGGGGCTGGCGTACACGATCGAGCACCCGCAGGAGGCCGCCGAGATCATGAAGAAGGCGCAGCCGGCTGCGGACGTGACCGCGGCGGTCGGCGAGATCACCCTGATGACGCCGTATGTGAAGACGTCCGGGCTGATCGAGAAGGACCGGGTCGCCGGCGCCATCGCCACCCTGGAGAAGAACGGGCTGATCCCGCCGGGCAGCCTCACCCCGGACGCGGCCGTCGACTTCGCGCTGGCGCCGTCGAGCTGA
- a CDS encoding aminotransferase class IV codes for MGHVEINGAPACVEALHRAATWNYGHFTSMQARRRTVAGLDLHLRRLREASADLFPERTPPADRTIVELIEHALGAARDASVRVTVLPAAADPTATDVMVSVSDPVPDTPGEPLRVRTIVYERELPHLKHVATMGLTYHYRAARRAGFDDVLFTTRNGQVSEGSVWNVAFWDGERVIWPDAPQLAGITMQVLRLGLKKLGVPYEQRRLSTAALAGMRAAAAVNSHCPNQPIAAVDDVALPDHRTLTGLLREAWQQVPWDTVAAGRQPGSDS; via the coding sequence ATGGGACACGTGGAGATCAATGGCGCTCCGGCCTGCGTCGAGGCGCTGCACCGGGCCGCCACCTGGAACTACGGACACTTCACGTCGATGCAGGCACGGAGGCGTACGGTAGCCGGTCTTGATCTCCATCTCCGCCGCCTCCGGGAGGCGTCGGCGGACCTCTTCCCCGAGCGGACCCCGCCCGCCGACCGCACGATCGTCGAGCTGATCGAGCATGCGCTCGGCGCCGCGCGGGACGCCTCGGTCCGGGTCACCGTCCTCCCGGCCGCGGCGGACCCGACCGCCACCGACGTGATGGTGTCCGTCTCCGATCCGGTCCCCGACACGCCGGGCGAGCCGCTGCGGGTCCGCACCATCGTCTACGAACGCGAGCTACCCCACCTCAAACACGTCGCGACCATGGGCCTGACCTATCACTACCGTGCGGCTCGGAGGGCGGGCTTCGACGACGTCCTCTTCACCACCCGGAACGGGCAGGTCAGCGAGGGATCAGTCTGGAACGTCGCGTTCTGGGACGGCGAACGGGTGATCTGGCCGGACGCCCCGCAACTGGCCGGCATCACCATGCAGGTGCTCCGGCTCGGCCTGAAGAAGCTCGGCGTCCCCTACGAGCAGCGGCGGCTCAGCACCGCCGCGCTGGCCGGCATGCGCGCCGCCGCCGCGGTCAACTCCCATTGCCCGAACCAGCCGATCGCCGCCGTCGACGACGTCGCCCTGCCCGATCACCGCACGCTGACCGGCCTGCTCCGCGAGGCGTGGCAGCAGGTCCCGTGGGACACCGTCGCGGCCGGCCGTCAGCCCGGCTCGGACTCGTGA
- a CDS encoding NAD(P)H-dependent glycerol-3-phosphate dehydrogenase has protein sequence MRITVLGAGSWGTTVASVLTRRDHESLIWARSPDTADEINAKHTNERYLQGFPLPARLRATSDLAEAAGHAELLVVGVPTGAFRATLELVKPDLHPWIPVVSLSKGLERDSLLRMTEVIKEVLPGHPAAALTGPNLAKEIMAGMAAATVIATEDLTVATEIQRVFRRGLLRVYTNHDVIGCEVGGALKNVVAIATGIAQGLGVGDNTRAGVISRGLAELTTLAVAMGGEPSTLAGLAGMGDLVATCISPHSRNRHVGEQLGRGRGLDDILAEMGQVAEGVKTVHAAVQLADRHGLAMPITRTIHRVITGDITAERAYDGLLRTHPAGHESEPG, from the coding sequence ATGCGGATCACCGTGCTGGGCGCCGGCTCGTGGGGGACCACGGTCGCGTCCGTCCTCACCCGCCGGGACCACGAGTCGTTGATCTGGGCGCGCAGCCCGGACACCGCCGACGAGATCAACGCCAAGCACACCAACGAGCGCTACCTGCAGGGCTTCCCGCTCCCGGCCCGGCTGCGCGCCACCTCGGACCTGGCGGAGGCGGCCGGCCACGCGGAGTTGCTCGTCGTCGGCGTGCCGACCGGCGCTTTCCGCGCCACCCTGGAGCTGGTCAAGCCGGACCTGCATCCGTGGATCCCGGTGGTCAGCCTGAGCAAGGGGCTGGAGCGGGACTCGCTGCTCCGGATGACCGAGGTGATCAAGGAGGTGCTGCCGGGTCACCCGGCCGCCGCGCTCACCGGCCCGAACCTGGCCAAGGAGATCATGGCCGGGATGGCGGCGGCCACCGTGATCGCGACCGAGGACCTCACCGTCGCCACCGAGATCCAGCGCGTCTTCCGGCGCGGGCTGCTGCGCGTCTACACCAACCACGACGTGATCGGCTGCGAGGTCGGCGGCGCGCTGAAGAACGTCGTCGCGATCGCCACCGGCATCGCCCAGGGTCTGGGCGTCGGCGACAACACCCGGGCCGGGGTGATCTCCCGCGGGCTGGCCGAGCTGACCACGCTGGCGGTCGCGATGGGCGGCGAGCCGAGCACCCTCGCCGGGCTGGCCGGGATGGGCGACCTGGTGGCGACCTGCATCAGCCCGCACAGCCGCAACCGGCACGTCGGCGAGCAGCTCGGCCGCGGCCGCGGCCTGGACGACATCCTCGCCGAGATGGGCCAGGTCGCGGAGGGCGTCAAGACCGTTCACGCCGCTGTCCAGCTGGCCGACCGGCACGGCCTGGCGATGCCGATCACCCGCACCATCCACCGCGTGATCACCGGCGACATCACCGCCGAGCGAGCCTACGACGGGCTGCTCCGCACCCACCCGGCCGGTCACGAGTCCGAGCCGGGCTGA
- a CDS encoding SgcJ/EcaC family oxidoreductase: MTEIADIEQVVAKVAHAQRHELVDEFVALFREDAVWTTGAGKLLIGRDEIAAFTREVLTGAMKGLIPSYEVVHVLFIRPDVAAVKVRQRYFTPDGELVAEMGEGSPLYVMAREDGRWLLTANQNTLVAAAVPS; the protein is encoded by the coding sequence ATGACTGAGATCGCTGACATCGAGCAGGTCGTCGCCAAGGTCGCGCACGCGCAGCGCCATGAGCTGGTGGACGAGTTCGTCGCCCTGTTCCGGGAGGATGCGGTGTGGACCACCGGTGCCGGGAAGCTCCTCATCGGCCGGGACGAGATCGCCGCCTTCACCCGCGAGGTGCTGACCGGCGCGATGAAAGGCCTGATTCCTTCGTACGAGGTGGTGCACGTGCTGTTCATCCGCCCGGACGTGGCGGCGGTCAAGGTGCGGCAGCGGTACTTCACGCCGGACGGAGAACTGGTGGCCGAGATGGGTGAGGGCAGCCCGCTCTACGTGATGGCCAGGGAGGATGGCCGCTGGTTGCTGACCGCGAACCAGAACACGCTGGTGGCAGCAGCCGTCCCTTCGTGA
- a CDS encoding PPOX class F420-dependent oxidoreductase: protein MSVIPDSHVDLLERPLFGHLGTTRPDGQPQVNPMWFSYDGTYLYFTNTTIRRKFHNVQAEPRISLSVNDPDQPYRYLEVRGVLERTDPDPGAEFFATLADRYGMQFDGPPGDAEHRVVLVVRPTAVSFQ from the coding sequence ATGAGTGTCATTCCGGACAGCCACGTTGACCTTCTCGAGCGCCCGCTCTTCGGCCACCTCGGCACCACCCGCCCCGACGGCCAGCCGCAGGTCAATCCGATGTGGTTCAGCTACGACGGCACGTATCTGTACTTCACCAACACCACGATCCGCCGCAAGTTCCACAACGTGCAGGCCGAGCCCCGGATCAGCCTCTCGGTGAACGACCCCGACCAGCCCTACCGCTACCTGGAGGTTCGCGGCGTCCTGGAGCGCACCGACCCGGACCCGGGCGCTGAGTTCTTCGCCACGCTGGCCGACCGGTACGGCATGCAGTTCGACGGCCCGCCCGGCGACGCCGAGCACCGCGTTGTCCTGGTGGTCCGCCCCACCGCCGTCAGCTTCCAGTAG
- a CDS encoding MarR family winged helix-turn-helix transcriptional regulator yields the protein MELGDRLGLVIKRAEQALIARKTAALREFELTVPQYAALLLLASAEGMSAAQLARESMVTPQTMSTVLANLEAKGLIARTPSPMHQKLVVNRVTPAGHAVLTEADAAASRIESRLAAAFSDDERDQFRALLERAINELTREPAPTSEPTP from the coding sequence ATGGAACTCGGTGATCGTCTCGGGCTTGTGATCAAGCGGGCGGAGCAGGCGCTGATCGCGCGCAAGACGGCGGCGCTCCGGGAGTTCGAGCTGACCGTGCCGCAATACGCGGCGTTGCTGCTGCTGGCGTCGGCCGAGGGGATGTCCGCGGCCCAGCTCGCCCGCGAGTCGATGGTCACCCCGCAGACCATGTCCACCGTGCTGGCGAACCTGGAGGCGAAAGGCCTGATCGCCCGCACGCCGTCCCCGATGCACCAGAAACTGGTGGTCAACCGCGTGACCCCGGCCGGCCACGCCGTGCTGACCGAAGCCGACGCGGCGGCCAGCCGGATCGAGAGCCGGCTGGCCGCCGCGTTCAGCGACGACGAGCGCGATCAGTTCCGCGCGCTGCTGGAGCGTGCGATCAACGAGCTCACGCGCGAGCCCGCGCCGACCAGCGAGCCCACGCCGTAG